The following are from one region of the Aquirufa lenticrescens genome:
- a CDS encoding ABC transporter ATP-binding protein codes for MILSIQNVVKRYADHTALAGVSLEIPKGQIFGLLGPNGAGKTSLIRIINQITAPDEGQVLFDGELLQPKHVEQIGYLPEERGLYKKMKVGDQLMYLAQLKGLSKAEAQSRLKDWFIRLDIKDWWYKPVDDLSKGMQQKTQFIATVVHEPKLLILDEPFSGFDPINANMLKDEILALKERGTTILFSTHRMESVEELCDSIALINHSQVVLTGEKEEVRNRFKQHAFEVSFSGELEESKAYDIISITPEKNKAVIKLTEPNQTNKAIAALIKQVDLFEFKEVIPSFNDIFIQVVAETK; via the coding sequence ATGATATTATCAATTCAGAATGTGGTGAAGCGTTACGCTGATCACACAGCTTTAGCCGGAGTGAGTTTGGAGATTCCGAAGGGTCAAATCTTTGGACTTTTAGGCCCTAATGGCGCCGGTAAAACCTCCCTTATTCGAATCATAAATCAAATCACTGCACCGGATGAGGGGCAAGTGTTGTTTGATGGGGAGCTTTTGCAGCCTAAACATGTGGAACAAATTGGTTATTTGCCGGAAGAGCGCGGATTGTATAAGAAAATGAAGGTAGGTGATCAACTCATGTATTTAGCGCAATTAAAAGGCCTTTCTAAGGCTGAGGCGCAAAGCAGATTGAAAGATTGGTTCATTCGATTAGACATAAAGGATTGGTGGTATAAGCCAGTAGATGATTTGTCCAAAGGCATGCAGCAAAAGACTCAGTTTATTGCGACAGTCGTGCATGAGCCTAAATTATTAATTCTTGATGAGCCATTTTCGGGTTTTGATCCGATTAATGCAAACATGTTGAAGGACGAGATTTTGGCCTTAAAAGAGCGCGGAACAACCATTTTATTCTCTACGCATCGCATGGAATCTGTGGAGGAATTATGTGATAGTATTGCGCTGATTAATCATTCTCAAGTCGTTTTAACGGGCGAAAAAGAGGAGGTCAGGAACCGCTTTAAGCAGCACGCATTCGAGGTGAGTTTTTCAGGAGAATTAGAGGAATCAAAGGCCTATGATATTATATCCATTACACCTGAAAAGAATAAGGCCGTTATTAAGTTAACAGAGCCTAATCAAACAAATAAAGCTATTGCAGCTTTGATCAAGCAGGTCGATTTGTTTGAATTCAAAGAGGTGATTCCCTCGTTTAATGACATATTTATTCAAGTAGTAGCCGAAACGAAATAA
- a CDS encoding TrmH family RNA methyltransferase, whose protein sequence is MSKKLSMDELNRLDVSSYKSTEKFPYVIVLDDIRSMNNIGSAFRTGDAFKCAAIHLCGITAQPPHREISKTALGADESVDWVYFEESVSSRKALRAEGYQIVCVEQVQGSISLEKFEPVKGAKYAFVFGNEVFGVNDEWIQEADFSLEIPQFGTKHSLNVSVSMGVVIWDFVSKIIA, encoded by the coding sequence ATGTCTAAGAAATTATCGATGGATGAGCTGAATAGGCTCGATGTATCCTCTTATAAAAGCACGGAAAAGTTTCCTTATGTCATCGTTCTAGATGACATAAGGAGCATGAACAACATTGGTTCGGCCTTCCGTACAGGCGACGCCTTTAAATGTGCCGCCATTCATTTATGTGGAATCACGGCACAACCTCCGCATAGGGAGATTTCTAAAACAGCTTTAGGGGCGGATGAATCAGTGGACTGGGTCTATTTTGAAGAAAGCGTTTCCAGTCGCAAAGCCTTGCGCGCAGAGGGTTACCAAATTGTTTGTGTAGAACAAGTTCAAGGTTCCATTTCTTTAGAAAAATTCGAGCCAGTAAAGGGAGCTAAGTATGCTTTTGTATTCGGGAATGAGGTTTTTGGAGTAAATGATGAATGGATTCAAGAAGCCGATTTTAGTTTAGAAATACCTCAGTTTGGCACGAAACATTCGTTGAATGTGTCGGTGAGTATGGGAGTCGTCATCTGGGATTTTGTGTCCAAAATCATCGCCTAA
- a CDS encoding acyl-ACP desaturase has product MSQFHTRLEVMTELAKNMDSYVKDYLVPIETNWQPADMLPDSTKDSFFADVKALQEAANELPYDYWAVLVGDTITEEALPTYESWLLAMDTVNQVDQNDGWTRWIRNWTAEENRHGNLLGTYLYLSGKVDMKAVAVSTQYLIADGFDIGTSADPYRNFVYTSFQELATNISHRRTASLAKQHGNSLLSRMCAQIAADELRHHKAYRAFVSEIFTLDPNEMMLAFADMMKKKIVMPAHFLREINGAKSSLFEHFSDAAQRLGVYTTNDYVTIMKGLISDWNIENMTGLNESAEKARDYVANLPARLEKLADRVKVPELAYPFSWIA; this is encoded by the coding sequence ATGTCGCAATTTCATACACGCTTAGAGGTCATGACTGAATTGGCCAAAAATATGGACTCCTATGTGAAGGATTATTTAGTCCCGATCGAGACCAATTGGCAGCCAGCAGACATGTTACCTGATTCCACGAAGGATTCTTTCTTTGCTGATGTGAAAGCTTTGCAAGAGGCGGCGAATGAATTGCCTTACGATTATTGGGCTGTATTAGTGGGGGATACGATTACAGAGGAAGCTTTGCCTACGTATGAATCTTGGTTATTAGCAATGGATACGGTTAATCAGGTAGACCAAAACGATGGTTGGACTCGTTGGATTCGCAATTGGACCGCAGAGGAAAACCGCCATGGAAACCTTTTAGGAACCTACCTGTATTTATCGGGTAAGGTTGATATGAAAGCAGTGGCTGTTTCCACACAATACTTAATTGCCGATGGATTCGACATCGGAACATCGGCTGACCCGTATCGCAATTTCGTTTATACTTCGTTTCAAGAATTAGCAACTAATATTTCACATCGTCGCACAGCTTCTTTAGCCAAGCAACACGGTAACTCTCTTTTATCTCGTATGTGTGCTCAAATTGCCGCAGATGAGTTACGTCACCACAAGGCATACCGTGCTTTCGTTTCGGAAATCTTTACATTAGATCCGAATGAAATGATGCTTGCCTTTGCAGATATGATGAAAAAGAAGATTGTAATGCCTGCTCATTTCTTGCGGGAGATCAATGGTGCGAAGAGCTCTTTATTCGAACATTTCTCTGATGCGGCACAACGTTTAGGCGTGTATACGACAAACGATTATGTGACGATTATGAAGGGTTTAATCAGCGACTGGAATATTGAAAACATGACAGGTCTGAATGAATCAGCAGAGAAAGCACGTGATTACGTAGCCAATTTGCCAGCCCGTTTAGAAAAATTAGCGGATCGAGTTAAGGTGCCAGAATTAGCGTATCCTTTCTCCTGGATTGCCTAA
- a CDS encoding glycoside hydrolase family 32 protein, with the protein MKIKSTLFILTLLAFNTLAQQSTEQWRPAIHFTPKKNWTNDPNGLIFINGNYHLFYQHNPKGNEWGNMSWGHAKSKDLLHWEELPVAIPHGKEYIFSGCVVYDKDHVSGLGDPNKPLLIAIYTADYPNTLQEQHLAFSNDEGLTWTKYAQNPVLSINLKDFRDPNIIYHEPSKQFVMTVVKPWEYTAQFYGSTDLIHWKLLSEFGPQGDVDMIWECPSLLELPVENSKETKWVLALSSQGPYKKTVGMQYFVGNFDGKTFTNDAPKERVNYVDYGRDFYAAIPFYNTVNKEAFWLGWMLSWSYGKEQPTFPWKGQMSLARTLSLEQTSQGLKLKQVLKPDLTKQKPSYEAKNLVLKGSKTLSGMKFLQGKTYVIELKVDATNAKQWGVELGDEAKENPELTRIGFDEKSQDWFIDRRLSGVVPAPGFDMIQSAPFIPGEDKVMQLVVDRSTVELLAQDGVVAISSLRFPKKKESVRLVSLGGELRIKELRIWEVK; encoded by the coding sequence ATGAAAATAAAATCAACTTTATTCATTTTAACGCTTCTAGCGTTTAATACGTTAGCACAACAATCGACGGAACAATGGCGTCCTGCCATCCACTTTACTCCCAAGAAAAATTGGACAAATGACCCCAATGGTTTAATCTTCATTAACGGGAATTACCACCTCTTTTATCAGCATAATCCTAAAGGAAACGAATGGGGAAACATGAGTTGGGGGCATGCGAAAAGCAAAGACTTGTTGCATTGGGAGGAATTGCCGGTTGCGATTCCCCATGGTAAAGAATATATCTTCTCAGGATGTGTGGTATATGATAAGGATCATGTATCAGGCTTAGGGGATCCGAATAAGCCATTATTAATTGCTATTTACACGGCTGATTACCCTAATACGCTACAAGAACAGCATTTGGCCTTTTCGAATGACGAAGGTTTGACATGGACGAAATATGCCCAAAATCCGGTTTTAAGCATTAATCTAAAAGATTTTAGAGATCCGAATATTATTTACCACGAACCATCGAAGCAATTTGTGATGACGGTCGTCAAGCCTTGGGAATATACGGCTCAGTTTTATGGTTCTACGGATTTGATTCATTGGAAATTGTTGAGTGAATTTGGGCCACAGGGTGATGTGGATATGATTTGGGAATGTCCATCTTTGTTAGAATTGCCGGTAGAAAATTCAAAAGAAACCAAGTGGGTCTTAGCTTTATCAAGCCAAGGGCCTTACAAGAAAACAGTGGGGATGCAGTATTTTGTGGGAAATTTTGATGGAAAGACCTTTACGAATGATGCCCCGAAAGAGAGGGTAAATTATGTTGACTATGGTCGTGATTTTTATGCGGCTATTCCTTTTTACAATACAGTTAACAAAGAGGCTTTTTGGTTAGGTTGGATGTTGAGTTGGTCTTATGGTAAGGAACAACCTACTTTTCCTTGGAAAGGTCAGATGTCCTTAGCGAGAACACTTTCATTAGAACAGACTTCGCAAGGTTTAAAATTAAAACAAGTATTGAAGCCTGATTTGACGAAACAAAAACCGAGCTATGAAGCGAAAAATTTGGTTCTCAAAGGCAGCAAAACCTTATCGGGAATGAAATTTCTTCAGGGCAAAACCTATGTCATTGAGCTGAAAGTAGATGCCACGAATGCAAAACAATGGGGTGTTGAACTAGGTGATGAGGCCAAGGAGAATCCAGAATTAACACGCATTGGTTTCGATGAGAAAAGCCAAGATTGGTTTATAGATCGCCGATTGAGTGGTGTAGTGCCAGCCCCTGGCTTTGATATGATTCAGTCTGCCCCTTTTATCCCAGGTGAAGACAAAGTGATGCAATTAGTGGTAGATCGCTCGACGGTAGAATTATTAGCTCAGGATGGCGTAGTGGCCATCAGCTCTTTACGTTTTCCAAAGAAAAAAGAATCGGTTCGTTTAGTTTCATTGGGAGGGGAGCTCAGGATAAAGGAATTGCGTATTTGGGAGGTTAAATAG
- a CDS encoding UDP-2,3-diacylglucosamine diphosphatase, with translation MIHINLTSGKKVYFASDFHLGFPDEKTSREREKALVSWLDQVESDAQDLFLMGDLFDFWFEYKTAVPRGFVRFLGKLSALADQGIKIHIFVGNHDLWMWDYLERELGAKIYREPSDLKISTTNKAFQLHIGHGDGLGPGDTGYKVLKKLFTNRLAQWLFGFLHPNVGISLANFWSSTRKESTMTKGEQAFDPETDYILSYVSETAASKPVVEAFVFGHRHHPIAYSLPSGATYYNLGDWFNPHFKNAYYLQIDENKINFIHFNASSV, from the coding sequence ATGATTCACATTAATCTGACATCCGGGAAAAAAGTGTATTTCGCATCTGATTTTCATTTGGGTTTTCCCGATGAAAAGACATCCCGAGAGCGAGAGAAAGCCTTGGTTTCTTGGTTAGATCAGGTTGAGTCAGATGCCCAAGATTTATTTCTGATGGGTGATTTATTCGATTTTTGGTTTGAATACAAAACGGCAGTCCCTCGTGGTTTTGTGCGTTTTTTGGGCAAATTATCTGCACTAGCTGATCAAGGTATTAAAATTCATATTTTTGTGGGAAATCATGATTTGTGGATGTGGGATTATCTAGAACGCGAGTTAGGTGCTAAGATTTACAGAGAGCCGAGTGATTTGAAAATCAGCACAACTAACAAAGCCTTTCAATTACACATCGGTCACGGTGATGGTTTAGGGCCTGGTGATACAGGATATAAGGTTTTAAAGAAGTTATTTACAAACCGATTAGCGCAATGGTTGTTTGGGTTCTTGCATCCTAATGTAGGCATAAGTTTGGCGAATTTTTGGTCATCAACTCGTAAGGAAAGCACGATGACAAAAGGCGAGCAAGCCTTTGATCCGGAGACCGATTATATTTTATCCTATGTGAGCGAAACGGCTGCGTCGAAGCCAGTTGTTGAGGCATTCGTTTTTGGCCATCGACATCATCCTATTGCATATTCGCTACCATCTGGGGCGACTTATTACAACCTGGGGGATTGGTTTAATCCTCACTTTAAAAATGCTTATTATCTCCAAATTGATGAAAATAAAATCAACTTTATTCATTTTAACGCTTCTAGCGTTTAA
- the ftsH gene encoding ATP-dependent zinc metalloprotease FtsH, translating to MAKQGNNFKNAKRSGLQPRMPKKPAGGFQSWMVVGLVIAVISMFFFSKETTLQPITIKQFESMLIQKEVEKVVIVNDKIVEVSLKPTFIPKYFKKSTTQKLVPAAQVPHFEFEINSKESFERFLEDRQKAFPRNEQIMASPETRTGPLDWLGTWGFFILMGLSFYFLFFRMGGGAGGGGQIFNIGRSRATLIEGESKVKITFNDVAGLDEAKEEIQEIVEFLKFPKKFTDLGGKIPKGALLVGPPGTGKTLLAKAVAGEAGVPFFSLSGSDFVEMFVGVGAARVRDLFKQAKEKAPCIIFIDEIDAVGRSRGRGSMPGGNDERENTLNSLLVEMDGFATDSGIIIMAATNRPDVLDPALLRPGRFDRQISIDKPDIIGREAIFKVHLKPLKLAADTDPKELAAQTPGFAGAEIANVCNEAALIAARRSKTAVDMNDFQEAMDRVIGGLEKKNKLISPEEKKIVAFHEAGHAIAGWFLEHANPLVKVSIVPRGVAALGYAQYLPKEQFLYRTEQLMDEMCVTLGGRAAEEIVFGKISTGAQNDLERITKLAYSMVTIYGMNDKLGNISYYDSKGSEYQFNKPYSETTAREIDEEVRKIIKEAYDRTKKLLKSKQDKLTILAEQLLQKEVLFQSDLEALVGPRPFEQLTSYQEFIKGETEKKRKVAKDERDLAEEKKNAPKKAPVAKKAEVVAKAPAKKPVAKKAPAKKPAAAKDVAAKPRARKPKSTGTDS from the coding sequence ATGGCGAAACAAGGGAACAATTTTAAAAATGCGAAGCGCTCTGGCTTACAACCAAGAATGCCTAAAAAACCAGCAGGGGGATTCCAAAGTTGGATGGTGGTGGGTTTAGTTATCGCCGTTATTAGTATGTTTTTCTTTTCGAAGGAAACGACTTTACAGCCGATAACCATCAAGCAGTTTGAGTCTATGTTGATTCAAAAAGAGGTGGAGAAGGTCGTGATTGTTAATGATAAAATAGTAGAGGTAAGCCTGAAGCCTACTTTTATTCCAAAGTATTTCAAGAAAAGTACGACGCAGAAATTAGTTCCTGCGGCTCAAGTTCCACACTTTGAATTTGAAATTAATTCGAAAGAAAGTTTCGAGCGTTTCCTGGAAGATCGCCAAAAAGCTTTCCCACGAAACGAACAAATAATGGCTTCTCCTGAGACGAGAACGGGTCCTTTGGATTGGTTAGGTACTTGGGGATTCTTTATTTTGATGGGCCTAAGTTTCTATTTCTTATTCTTTAGAATGGGTGGAGGAGCTGGCGGTGGTGGCCAAATTTTCAATATTGGTCGTTCTCGCGCTACATTGATCGAAGGCGAGTCTAAAGTAAAGATTACATTCAATGATGTAGCAGGTTTAGATGAAGCGAAAGAAGAAATTCAAGAGATTGTTGAGTTCTTAAAATTCCCTAAAAAGTTCACTGATTTAGGGGGTAAAATACCGAAGGGTGCCTTATTGGTAGGCCCTCCAGGTACAGGTAAAACCTTGCTAGCCAAAGCGGTGGCAGGGGAAGCTGGCGTTCCGTTTTTCTCTTTATCAGGTTCTGATTTTGTAGAAATGTTTGTGGGCGTAGGTGCAGCGCGTGTACGTGATTTGTTCAAGCAAGCAAAGGAAAAAGCACCTTGTATTATCTTTATTGATGAGATTGATGCAGTAGGTCGTTCGCGTGGTCGTGGCTCTATGCCAGGTGGTAATGATGAACGTGAAAATACCTTGAACTCTCTATTAGTAGAGATGGATGGTTTTGCGACAGATTCAGGAATCATCATAATGGCGGCTACAAACCGTCCGGATGTATTGGATCCAGCGTTATTGCGTCCAGGTCGTTTTGATCGTCAAATCTCGATTGATAAACCCGATATCATCGGTCGTGAAGCTATTTTCAAGGTGCACTTAAAGCCATTGAAATTAGCGGCTGATACAGACCCTAAAGAATTAGCGGCTCAAACTCCAGGTTTTGCCGGTGCTGAGATTGCTAATGTATGTAATGAAGCAGCCTTGATCGCCGCACGTCGTTCGAAGACTGCAGTAGATATGAATGACTTCCAAGAAGCGATGGATCGTGTGATTGGTGGTTTAGAGAAGAAAAACAAGTTGATCTCTCCAGAAGAGAAGAAAATAGTTGCGTTCCACGAAGCAGGGCATGCGATTGCAGGCTGGTTCTTAGAGCATGCAAACCCATTAGTGAAAGTGTCGATTGTCCCTCGTGGGGTGGCAGCATTAGGTTACGCACAATATTTGCCTAAAGAGCAATTCTTGTACCGTACGGAGCAATTGATGGATGAGATGTGTGTGACTTTAGGTGGCCGTGCGGCAGAGGAGATTGTCTTTGGCAAAATCTCAACGGGAGCACAAAACGACTTAGAGCGTATCACGAAATTAGCCTACTCGATGGTGACCATTTATGGTATGAACGATAAACTAGGGAACATCTCGTATTACGACTCCAAAGGTTCAGAATACCAATTCAATAAACCGTATTCAGAAACGACAGCGCGTGAAATTGATGAGGAGGTTCGTAAAATCATTAAGGAGGCGTATGATCGCACGAAGAAATTGTTGAAATCGAAGCAAGATAAATTGACGATTTTAGCCGAGCAATTATTGCAAAAAGAAGTGTTGTTTCAAAGTGATTTAGAGGCGCTAGTAGGTCCTCGTCCATTCGAGCAATTAACCTCTTACCAAGAGTTTATCAAGGGTGAGACCGAGAAAAAACGCAAGGTGGCTAAAGATGAGCGAGACTTAGCAGAAGAGAAAAAGAATGCGCCTAAGAAAGCTCCTGTAGCTAAAAAGGCGGAGGTGGTAGCGAAAGCGCCAGCTAAAAAGCCTGTCGCTAAAAAGGCGCCAGCTAAAAAGCCGGCAGCTGCTAAAGACGTGGCGGCTAAGCCTCGAGCAAGAAAGCCGAAATCAACAGGTACTGATAGTTAA
- the rsfS gene encoding ribosome silencing factor, producing the protein MSKTLKKAAKQVDASEEIVSWVVKGMQDKKAQEITVLDLRKVDNAFTDFFVICSGTSDTQIDAIADSVDKEVWESGKIHVHAVEGKANREWILMDYYDVIVHVFLKEKRSFFKLEELWGDAKFTVIPD; encoded by the coding sequence ATGAGTAAAACTCTTAAGAAAGCCGCTAAGCAAGTCGATGCGTCTGAGGAAATAGTGAGCTGGGTGGTAAAAGGCATGCAGGATAAAAAAGCGCAGGAAATAACCGTGCTAGATTTGCGCAAAGTTGATAATGCTTTCACAGATTTTTTTGTGATATGTTCGGGTACCTCTGATACTCAAATTGATGCAATCGCAGATTCAGTGGATAAGGAAGTGTGGGAGTCAGGTAAAATTCACGTACACGCAGTAGAGGGTAAGGCAAATCGGGAGTGGATTTTGATGGACTATTATGATGTCATCGTACACGTTTTTCTAAAAGAAAAGCGCTCTTTCTTTAAATTAGAGGAGTTATGGGGAGATGCTAAGTTTACTGTCATCCCGGATTAA
- a CDS encoding biotin--[acetyl-CoA-carboxylase] ligase yields the protein MNNYHAPTRFVGKNSKYLDICPSTNSLAFSEALNGDLPEGFAWIAGHQTAGRGQRGNTWNAEPNQNLTLSYLLRPPHQLVEKQFYLSKAIANGILAGLEAWSRATQGENFNFEIKWPNDIYLDGIKMGGILIENNFQAGQWSFAIIGIGLNINQKQFDTIRGTSLRSYLQLSQEIPLEEIYNYISQGIEESYDLFTREEFKKIDEIYHERLFRRAQWALYEAANEKFEGKIIGVNEQGLLEIEKEFTVESYDLKEISFIFPS from the coding sequence TTGAACAATTACCACGCTCCTACCCGCTTCGTCGGCAAAAACAGTAAATATCTAGACATTTGTCCATCCACTAATTCTTTAGCCTTTTCTGAGGCTTTAAACGGCGATTTACCAGAGGGCTTTGCCTGGATTGCGGGTCATCAAACAGCTGGAAGAGGCCAGCGTGGTAATACCTGGAATGCAGAACCTAATCAAAATCTAACCCTCTCCTATTTGCTACGACCTCCGCATCAATTAGTAGAAAAACAATTTTATTTAAGTAAGGCGATAGCAAATGGGATTTTAGCTGGATTGGAAGCTTGGTCTAGGGCCACCCAAGGTGAAAATTTCAACTTTGAAATAAAATGGCCGAACGACATCTACCTTGATGGAATCAAAATGGGGGGCATCCTAATTGAAAATAATTTTCAAGCAGGTCAATGGAGTTTCGCTATTATTGGCATAGGACTAAACATCAATCAAAAACAATTTGACACTATTAGAGGAACCTCACTTCGTTCTTATCTTCAGCTTAGCCAAGAGATCCCTTTAGAAGAAATATACAACTACATCTCACAAGGCATTGAAGAGTCCTATGATCTTTTCACCCGTGAGGAATTCAAAAAAATAGACGAAATCTATCACGAACGCTTGTTCAGACGTGCGCAATGGGCGTTGTACGAGGCCGCAAACGAAAAGTTTGAAGGTAAAATTATAGGCGTAAATGAACAGGGCTTATTAGAAATTGAAAAAGAATTCACGGTAGAATCCTATGATTTAAAGGAAATAAGTTTTATTTTCCCTTCCTAA
- a CDS encoding AMP-binding protein, whose protein sequence is MISHYQSNLENFLHWAQHTPQHLYLRQPIGYQYIDYSYSAAAAEVKKIAQFIQNTLNEGSKNVGILSKNSAHWMMADLAIAAAGGISVPFYATLTKDQLHQVLVHSECQILIVGKLDHWEKIKDGIPEHIQLIHTPESSERTGTQWSDILKNTEEIKSLPKPKPEDIATIVYTSGTTGMPKGVMITYGGIEAGINMAREIALLDQPNTRFISYLPLCHIAERNFVEFAATAAGGTIHFVENLDTFSKNLASARPTHFLAVPRIWAKFQEGILQKIGGQKKLSLLLSIPIVNKLIQKKIQKGLGLDQTTLAVTGAAPISAELMIWFQKLGIFIQEAYGMTENMGLNAVMPRNQIKLGSVGRIHPDCETRIDPETQEIQMRAPYNSVGYFKEPALTQELFTKDGWLKTGDQGKLDAEGFVAIIGRVKDNFKTAKGHYVAPAPIENKINTHEYIEQVCVVGVNLPQPIVLIVLSALGKSMEQAEIQTAFEALRNEVNPALKNYEHLRKMVIVNEDWTIENECLTPTMKIKRPSIEQKYQANFEHWYAHPETIVYELMD, encoded by the coding sequence ATGATCTCCCATTACCAAAGCAATTTGGAGAATTTCCTTCATTGGGCCCAGCATACTCCTCAGCACCTCTATTTAAGACAACCCATTGGATACCAATACATTGACTACTCTTATTCTGCGGCTGCCGCTGAGGTAAAAAAAATAGCCCAATTCATTCAGAATACCCTAAATGAGGGATCTAAAAATGTAGGTATTCTATCTAAAAACTCAGCCCATTGGATGATGGCAGACTTAGCCATTGCAGCGGCAGGTGGAATATCTGTTCCTTTTTATGCCACATTAACGAAAGATCAGTTACATCAGGTTTTGGTTCATTCGGAATGCCAAATTTTAATCGTGGGTAAATTAGATCATTGGGAGAAAATAAAAGACGGAATTCCAGAGCACATTCAATTAATTCATACACCGGAGAGTTCGGAAAGAACAGGAACACAATGGAGTGATATCCTAAAAAATACGGAGGAAATTAAGTCTTTGCCGAAACCAAAACCAGAAGACATCGCAACAATTGTCTACACCTCTGGTACAACGGGAATGCCTAAAGGGGTTATGATTACCTATGGTGGCATTGAGGCAGGGATAAATATGGCGCGTGAAATCGCTTTACTAGACCAACCTAATACGCGGTTCATCTCCTACTTACCCTTGTGCCACATTGCAGAAAGAAATTTTGTGGAATTTGCGGCAACGGCAGCTGGTGGAACGATTCACTTTGTTGAAAATCTAGATACCTTCTCTAAAAATTTAGCTAGCGCTAGACCTACCCATTTCCTCGCTGTGCCACGTATTTGGGCGAAATTCCAAGAAGGAATTTTACAAAAAATAGGAGGCCAAAAGAAACTAAGTTTACTTTTAAGTATCCCTATTGTCAATAAACTGATTCAGAAAAAGATTCAAAAAGGACTCGGACTAGACCAAACCACCTTAGCCGTCACCGGAGCTGCACCTATCTCAGCTGAACTGATGATTTGGTTCCAAAAACTGGGAATCTTTATCCAAGAAGCTTATGGAATGACAGAGAATATGGGACTGAATGCCGTAATGCCCCGCAACCAAATAAAACTAGGTTCTGTAGGCCGAATACATCCAGACTGCGAAACGCGCATCGATCCTGAAACGCAAGAAATCCAAATGCGGGCGCCCTACAATAGTGTCGGGTACTTTAAAGAGCCTGCATTAACCCAAGAATTATTTACAAAAGATGGTTGGTTAAAAACAGGAGATCAAGGTAAATTAGATGCTGAAGGATTTGTCGCCATTATAGGACGTGTAAAAGATAATTTCAAAACCGCAAAAGGCCACTATGTAGCCCCCGCCCCCATAGAAAATAAAATAAATACACACGAATACATTGAACAGGTTTGTGTGGTGGGAGTTAATTTGCCACAACCCATTGTTTTAATAGTATTGAGTGCTCTTGGTAAATCGATGGAGCAGGCTGAAATTCAGACAGCTTTTGAAGCACTTCGCAATGAAGTAAATCCTGCATTAAAAAATTATGAACATTTACGCAAAATGGTCATCGTAAATGAAGATTGGACCATTGAGAATGAGTGTTTAACTCCCACAATGAAGATTAAAAGGCCCTCTATTGAGCAAAAGTACCAAGCGAACTTTGAACATTGGTATGCTCATCCAGAGACTATTGTATATGAACTAATGGATTAA